In Halorhabdus rudnickae, the following proteins share a genomic window:
- a CDS encoding MBL fold metallo-hydrolase, which yields MTDVDFPEPDVSAATIEPTTLKSRIEAGEAVTILDVRMSGEYEEWHIEGESVETINVPYYEFLDDDIGEGVFEQFPESEEITVVCAKGEASDYVAGLLKEKGYDAVNVAKGMNGWAEIYEAVEVTSYEGQGTVYQYQRPSSGCLGYLVVDGGEAAVIDPLRAFTDRYLEDATEHDADLVYALDTHVHADHVSGIRDLAEEGVQAVLPAAAIDRGVEDAGDLTAAEDGDVFTVGDVEIEAIHTPGHTTGMTSYLVGDSLLATGDGLFVESVARPDLEDGDEGAEDAARQLYETLQERILTLPDDVLIAGGHTSDVAEPATDGTYTATLGDLQAKMDALSMNEDEFVELILSDMPPRPANYEDIIATNLGQKQIDDDEAFSLELGPNNCAASQDSLAGD from the coding sequence ATGACTGACGTTGACTTCCCCGAACCGGACGTTTCCGCAGCGACAATCGAACCAACGACGCTTAAATCCCGGATCGAGGCCGGGGAGGCGGTCACGATCCTCGACGTTCGCATGAGTGGCGAGTACGAGGAGTGGCACATCGAAGGCGAGTCAGTTGAGACGATCAACGTGCCCTACTACGAGTTCCTGGACGACGACATCGGCGAGGGCGTCTTCGAGCAATTCCCCGAGAGCGAGGAGATAACGGTCGTCTGTGCAAAGGGCGAAGCCAGCGACTACGTCGCGGGTCTGTTGAAAGAGAAGGGCTACGACGCCGTCAACGTCGCCAAGGGGATGAACGGCTGGGCGGAGATCTACGAGGCCGTCGAAGTCACGAGCTACGAAGGACAGGGAACCGTCTACCAGTACCAGCGACCCTCCAGTGGCTGTTTGGGCTATCTCGTCGTCGACGGTGGCGAGGCCGCAGTAATCGATCCCCTCCGAGCGTTCACCGACCGCTATCTGGAGGACGCCACGGAACACGACGCGGATCTCGTCTACGCGCTGGACACGCACGTCCACGCCGACCACGTCTCCGGGATCCGTGATCTAGCTGAGGAGGGTGTCCAAGCCGTCCTGCCGGCAGCGGCGATCGACCGGGGCGTCGAAGACGCTGGGGACCTGACCGCCGCCGAAGACGGCGACGTCTTCACCGTCGGCGATGTCGAGATCGAAGCGATCCACACCCCCGGTCACACGACCGGGATGACCTCCTACCTCGTGGGAGACAGCCTCCTTGCGACCGGTGACGGGCTGTTCGTCGAGAGCGTCGCCCGACCGGACCTGGAAGACGGTGACGAAGGGGCCGAAGACGCCGCCAGGCAACTCTACGAGACGCTGCAGGAGCGCATTCTCACACTGCCCGACGACGTGTTGATCGCCGGTGGCCACACCAGCGACGTCGCCGAACCCGCCACCGACGGGACCTATACCGCAACGCTGGGCGACCTCCAGGCTAAAATGGACGCCCTCTCGATGAACGAAGACGAGTTCGTCGAGTTGATCCTGTCCGATATGCCACCCCGCCCGGCCAACTACGAGGACATCATCGCGACCAACCTCGGCCAAAAGCAGATCGACGACGACGAGGCCTTCAGCCTCGAACTCGGCCCGAACAACTGCGCGGCAAGTCAGGACTCACTCGCCGGAGACTGA
- a CDS encoding winged helix-turn-helix transcriptional regulator: MRGLDDTDREILRLLLEDARRPYSDIADTVDLSAPAVSDRVERLEEIGLIERFTLEVDRSMLRDGVPVLIELQTRPDAGTVTDRVEEVDAVEHVFRTAEGHVLVIAHIDQRNVKAFLAEHVDLATVEEIDVRLLADSEWTPRLGTGELAPECAECGNTVTTEGETTTLDGDVYHFCCPSCRSKFVDRYEELAAGVDS; encoded by the coding sequence ATGCGCGGACTCGACGACACCGATCGGGAGATCCTGCGACTGCTGCTCGAAGACGCCAGACGTCCCTACAGCGACATCGCCGACACGGTCGACCTTTCGGCACCGGCCGTCTCGGATCGCGTCGAACGACTCGAAGAGATCGGCTTGATCGAACGGTTCACGCTCGAGGTCGATCGCTCGATGCTACGAGACGGCGTCCCGGTGCTGATCGAATTGCAGACGCGACCCGACGCGGGAACAGTCACAGACAGGGTCGAAGAGGTAGATGCGGTCGAGCACGTCTTCCGGACTGCCGAGGGCCACGTTCTCGTGATTGCCCACATCGATCAGCGAAACGTCAAGGCGTTCCTCGCCGAGCACGTCGACCTGGCGACGGTCGAAGAGATCGACGTCCGGTTGCTGGCCGACAGCGAGTGGACGCCACGCCTCGGGACGGGCGAACTCGCACCGGAGTGTGCAGAGTGTGGCAACACCGTGACGACCGAAGGAGAGACCACGACGCTCGACGGCGACGTCTATCACTTCTGCTGTCCCTCCTGTCGGTCGAAGTTCGTCGATCGCTACGAGGAACTGGCTGCGGGCGTCGACAGCTGA
- a CDS encoding ABC transporter ATP-binding protein, giving the protein MVAIETDRLTKRYGDLTALAELSLSVESGSLFGLLGPNGSGKTTTIEILTGQRRPDAGTARVLGIDPVANPREVRAAVGILPEREDPPSFLTPREYLRFVGDVRDLDDIDDRIERWAGRLEFAETLDTVAADLSEGQRQRVMLGATFVHDPDLVFIDEPLVNLDPILQERVKRELRAYCDAGNTLFLSTHFVDVAADLCDRVGVLDGGHLRGTQETDAFDDDDLLAYFMETVDGGGVATTGDRSRGVDERMTATPGAGEGDPDP; this is encoded by the coding sequence ATGGTCGCCATCGAGACGGACAGGCTCACGAAACGATACGGCGACCTCACCGCCCTCGCGGAGCTGTCGTTGTCGGTCGAGTCGGGTTCGCTGTTCGGTCTGCTCGGGCCGAACGGTTCGGGCAAAACCACGACGATCGAGATCCTGACGGGCCAGCGCCGCCCCGACGCCGGGACCGCACGCGTCCTGGGCATCGATCCCGTCGCGAACCCGCGAGAGGTACGCGCGGCGGTGGGGATCCTCCCCGAACGCGAGGACCCGCCGAGTTTCCTCACGCCCCGTGAGTATCTCCGGTTCGTCGGCGACGTCAGAGACCTCGATGACATCGACGATCGGATCGAACGGTGGGCCGGCCGTCTGGAGTTCGCAGAGACCCTCGATACCGTCGCCGCGGACCTCTCAGAGGGGCAGCGCCAGCGCGTCATGCTCGGGGCCACGTTCGTCCACGATCCCGACCTGGTGTTCATCGACGAGCCGCTGGTGAACCTCGATCCGATCCTCCAGGAGCGAGTCAAGCGTGAGTTGCGGGCCTACTGCGACGCCGGGAACACGCTCTTTCTCTCGACGCACTTCGTCGACGTCGCGGCCGACCTCTGTGATCGGGTCGGGGTCCTGGACGGCGGGCACCTCCGGGGGACCCAGGAGACGGACGCGTTCGACGACGATGATCTGCTCGCGTACTTCATGGAGACCGTCGATGGCGGCGGCGTGGCGACGACAGGTGACCGCTCGCGCGGGGTCGATGAACGGATGACTGCGACGCCGGGAGCCGGCGAGGGGGACCCCGATCCGTGA
- a CDS encoding FAD-dependent oxidoreductase, with protein MQGEYDLVIVGGGISGASLLYTVEKFTDVESVALFEKEPEIAAINSHHTNNSQTLHFGDIETNYSLEKAEEVKEGAEMVAGYLEDNDPDREMHAKRSKMALAVGDEEVDRLERRYDEKGFGDLFPKLDAIDREEIAEIEPKVVEGRDPNTEMLALQTPDGYTVDYGELAIDFVRAVEGEDGVDVFTGTEVQSVNETDDEFLIETERGWYQSDATVVAAGSHSLQIAKEMGYGEDLSLLPVAGSFFVADDGLLNGKVYTLQMAKLPFAAVHGDAEVHDQGLTRFGPTAKVVPALERGRLSTVADFFDVFELTPDSVLSYANILADRTLLPYVLENLLYDLPAVGKRAFLPHVQKVVPTMEADDIGRAKGYGGVRPQIVNTETKSLDMGEAKLTGNAVIFNITPSPGASTCLKNAMRDAAQLTEWLDADFDEDAFREATIGNFPRGSAE; from the coding sequence ATGCAAGGTGAATACGATCTCGTCATCGTCGGGGGCGGCATCAGCGGGGCCTCGTTGCTGTATACGGTCGAGAAGTTCACCGATGTCGAGTCCGTGGCGCTCTTCGAGAAGGAACCCGAGATCGCGGCGATCAACTCCCACCACACGAACAACTCCCAGACGCTGCACTTCGGGGACATCGAGACCAACTACTCCCTGGAGAAGGCCGAGGAGGTAAAAGAGGGTGCGGAGATGGTCGCCGGCTACCTCGAAGACAACGACCCCGACCGCGAGATGCACGCAAAGCGCAGCAAGATGGCGCTGGCGGTCGGCGACGAGGAAGTCGATCGGCTCGAACGCCGCTACGACGAGAAAGGGTTTGGCGACCTCTTCCCGAAACTCGACGCGATCGATCGCGAGGAGATCGCGGAGATCGAGCCGAAGGTCGTCGAAGGTCGGGACCCGAACACCGAGATGCTCGCGCTGCAGACGCCCGACGGCTACACGGTCGATTACGGCGAGCTTGCGATCGACTTCGTCCGGGCGGTCGAAGGCGAGGACGGGGTAGACGTCTTTACGGGGACGGAAGTACAGAGCGTCAACGAAACCGACGACGAATTCCTCATCGAGACTGAACGTGGCTGGTACCAAAGCGACGCGACAGTCGTCGCCGCCGGGTCTCACAGCCTCCAGATCGCCAAAGAAATGGGCTACGGCGAGGACCTGTCCTTGCTGCCGGTCGCCGGCAGTTTCTTCGTCGCCGATGACGGCCTCCTGAACGGCAAGGTCTACACGCTCCAGATGGCGAAACTCCCCTTCGCGGCGGTCCACGGCGACGCCGAAGTCCACGATCAGGGACTAACACGGTTCGGGCCGACGGCGAAGGTCGTGCCCGCCTTAGAGCGCGGTCGACTCTCGACGGTCGCCGACTTCTTCGACGTGTTCGAACTCACCCCGGACTCCGTGTTGAGTTACGCGAACATCCTCGCCGATCGGACGCTGCTGCCGTACGTGCTGGAGAACCTGCTCTATGATCTGCCCGCCGTCGGCAAACGGGCCTTCCTCCCGCACGTCCAGAAAGTCGTCCCGACGATGGAGGCCGACGACATCGGGCGCGCGAAGGGATACGGCGGCGTCCGTCCACAGATCGTCAACACGGAGACGAAGTCCCTGGACATGGGTGAAGCCAAGCTCACCGGGAACGCCGTCATTTTCAACATCACGCCCTCGCCCGGTGCCTCGACGTGTCTGAAAAACGCGATGCGGGACGCCGCACAACTGACCGAGTGGCTCGACGCAGACTTCGACGAGGATGCCTTCCGCGAGGCGACGATCGGGAACTTCCCGCGTGGCTCGGCGGAATAA
- a CDS encoding PH domain-containing protein translates to MRLDPLSIPYRIAENSLQVGGAIVFGAVAGAGSSDFLEGALIFVGIALLGVGLVAGWNVAYHRRFRYELTEDTFDIQSGVFSRRDREIPYYRVQNVDIRQNVIQRLLGIAEVRLETAGGGQTEATLEYVSRQEAERLQSEISRRKRAEEPEGDSTDEQESTTLFAITPRELGILGFVSMDLRLVPLVLVALSVFGPAAIASVLPDVDQLFLIGPLVGLGTIVALAIVSGIVSMLQYYDFELHSVGEEYRYERGLIQRYSGSIPVEKVQTVSIRENVLARWLGYASLTIETAGYAPGQGSGARSQSAIPIAERDRVISLAQSIEPFGDVTFERPPKRARERYAVRYLLVALAVIAGAYAVTLVPDISGPWYLAAVVLVPVPIAAHLKWRNRGYVLGEDYVITRNGFWSRRITVVPNYRVQTVISSRTIFQRRRHLASVVVDTAGSSSLMGDDAVAADIDADAADRLREGVADGLQEAIRHRGLGDDTTPGEEPILG, encoded by the coding sequence ATGCGACTCGATCCACTCTCGATCCCCTACCGAATCGCCGAGAACAGCCTCCAGGTCGGCGGGGCGATCGTCTTCGGTGCGGTCGCCGGTGCTGGTAGCAGCGACTTCCTCGAAGGTGCGCTCATCTTCGTCGGCATCGCGCTCCTCGGCGTCGGTCTCGTCGCCGGCTGGAACGTTGCCTACCACCGGCGGTTCCGCTACGAACTCACTGAGGACACGTTCGACATCCAGTCCGGGGTCTTTTCACGTCGTGATCGAGAGATCCCGTACTATCGGGTCCAGAACGTCGACATCCGACAGAACGTGATCCAGCGGCTACTGGGCATCGCCGAAGTTCGCCTGGAGACCGCTGGCGGCGGCCAGACGGAGGCCACACTCGAGTACGTCTCCCGTCAGGAGGCCGAGCGCCTCCAGAGTGAAATCAGCCGACGGAAGCGCGCGGAGGAGCCAGAGGGAGACTCGACTGACGAACAGGAATCGACGACACTCTTCGCCATCACACCCCGCGAGTTGGGCATCCTCGGTTTTGTCTCGATGGATCTGCGACTCGTCCCGCTCGTTCTGGTCGCGCTGTCGGTGTTCGGCCCGGCGGCCATCGCCAGCGTCCTCCCGGACGTCGATCAACTGTTCCTGATCGGCCCGCTCGTCGGTCTCGGAACGATCGTCGCCCTGGCGATCGTCAGCGGTATCGTCTCCATGCTGCAGTACTACGACTTCGAGTTGCACTCGGTCGGGGAAGAGTACCGCTACGAGCGTGGACTCATCCAGCGCTACAGTGGGTCGATCCCCGTCGAGAAGGTCCAGACTGTCTCGATCCGGGAGAACGTACTGGCCCGCTGGCTGGGATACGCCAGCCTGACGATCGAGACAGCAGGATACGCACCCGGTCAGGGCTCGGGCGCACGTTCCCAGTCGGCGATCCCGATCGCCGAACGCGACCGGGTGATTTCACTCGCCCAGTCGATCGAACCGTTCGGCGACGTGACGTTCGAACGGCCGCCCAAGCGAGCGAGAGAACGCTACGCCGTCAGGTATCTGCTGGTCGCACTGGCGGTGATCGCGGGCGCCTACGCAGTGACGCTCGTCCCGGACATCTCGGGGCCGTGGTACCTGGCAGCGGTCGTGCTGGTGCCGGTACCGATCGCGGCCCACCTCAAATGGCGAAACAGGGGATACGTCCTCGGTGAGGACTATGTGATCACCCGCAATGGGTTCTGGTCGCGCCGGATCACGGTCGTCCCGAACTACCGCGTCCAGACCGTGATCTCCTCGCGGACGATCTTCCAGCGACGGCGGCATCTCGCATCGGTCGTCGTCGACACGGCAGGCTCGAGCAGTTTGATGGGTGACGACGCCGTCGCGGCGGACATCGATGCCGACGCGGCCGACCGTCTCAGAGAAGGGGTTGCCGACGGCCTCCAGGAGGCGATCCGCCACCGTGGGCTCGGTGACGACACCACCCCAGGAGAAGAGCCGATTCTCGGCTAA
- a CDS encoding aldo/keto reductase, which yields MEYTTLGSTGMEVSRICLGCMSFGSSDWREWVLEEDESREIIERAIDLGINFFDTANMYSLGESERVLGNVLADYDRDEQVVATKGFFQMDDENPNSGGLSRKAIEQELQNSLDRLGMETVDLYQTHRWDYDTPIAETLAALDDAVRRGQTRYVGTSSMWAYQFADALATSDRENLERFQTMQNHYNLLYREEEREMLPLCEREGVGVIPWSPLARGYLTRPHEDFDTTTRGQTDDYAREHPYFEGGGREINERVAQLAADHGVTMAQIALAWLLEQDAVDAPIVGTTSVEHLEDAVEALEIDLSESDQAYLEEPYEPVAVSGHE from the coding sequence ATGGAGTATACGACCCTCGGCTCCACAGGCATGGAGGTCAGCCGGATCTGTCTGGGCTGTATGAGCTTCGGATCGAGTGACTGGCGTGAGTGGGTCCTCGAGGAAGACGAATCCCGTGAGATCATCGAGCGCGCGATCGACCTGGGGATCAACTTCTTTGATACAGCCAACATGTATTCGCTGGGCGAGTCCGAGCGCGTCCTCGGGAACGTCCTGGCTGACTACGACCGCGACGAGCAGGTCGTCGCCACGAAAGGGTTCTTCCAGATGGACGACGAGAATCCGAACTCGGGTGGCCTCTCCCGGAAGGCCATCGAGCAGGAGTTGCAGAACAGCCTCGACCGGCTGGGTATGGAGACGGTCGATCTCTACCAGACCCACCGCTGGGATTACGACACGCCGATCGCAGAGACGCTCGCTGCGCTGGACGACGCCGTCCGTCGTGGACAGACGCGATACGTCGGCACGTCCTCGATGTGGGCCTACCAGTTCGCCGACGCCTTAGCGACCAGCGATCGCGAGAATCTCGAACGTTTCCAGACGATGCAGAACCACTACAATCTGCTGTATCGCGAGGAAGAACGCGAGATGCTCCCGCTCTGTGAGCGAGAAGGGGTGGGCGTCATCCCATGGAGTCCGCTCGCGCGTGGCTATCTCACCCGACCGCACGAGGATTTCGACACCACGACGCGTGGACAGACCGACGACTACGCCCGCGAACACCCCTACTTCGAGGGCGGTGGCCGGGAGATAAACGAGCGCGTCGCGCAGCTGGCAGCCGATCACGGCGTGACGATGGCCCAGATCGCGCTGGCGTGGTTGCTCGAACAGGATGCCGTCGATGCACCCATTGTCGGCACGACGAGTGTCGAGCATCTTGAGGACGCCGTCGAAGCGTTGGAGATTGACCTTAGCGAGTCAGATCAAGCGTATCTGGAGGAACCGTACGAGCCGGTTGCGGTCTCCGGACACGAGTGA
- a CDS encoding NAD(P)/FAD-dependent oxidoreductase, translated as MADVIVVGGGPAGLSAALFTAKNDLETVVFDTDETWMHKAHLFNYLGIESMDGSEFMDVSREQVQEFGVERNQSEEVTAVTETDDGFTVETEDGEYAAEYVVLATGADRSLAEELGCATTEDGIVDVDVDMETSVADVYATGAMVRAEEWQAVIAAGDGAAAALHILSKEKGEHFHDFDMPADAE; from the coding sequence ATGGCAGACGTAATTGTCGTCGGCGGCGGTCCCGCCGGCCTGAGTGCCGCACTGTTCACTGCGAAGAACGATCTGGAGACGGTCGTTTTCGACACGGACGAAACCTGGATGCACAAGGCCCATCTGTTCAACTATCTCGGGATCGAGTCGATGGACGGCAGCGAGTTCATGGATGTCTCACGCGAGCAAGTCCAGGAGTTCGGTGTCGAACGAAACCAGAGCGAGGAGGTAACGGCCGTCACGGAGACGGACGACGGATTCACCGTCGAAACCGAAGACGGCGAGTATGCGGCCGAGTACGTCGTGCTGGCGACTGGCGCGGATCGCTCGCTGGCCGAAGAGTTGGGCTGTGCGACCACCGAGGACGGCATCGTCGACGTGGACGTCGACATGGAGACCAGTGTCGCGGATGTCTACGCGACGGGTGCGATGGTTCGGGCCGAAGAGTGGCAGGCCGTCATCGCTGCGGGTGACGGCGCGGCAGCCGCGCTGCATATCCTCTCGAAGGAAAAGGGCGAGCACTTCCACGACTTCGACATGCCCGCCGACGCCGAGTAG
- a CDS encoding PH domain-containing protein produces MEGAIRLKWGIGALLTAAVVGAVVGAISIFALEWGPLPGVGVGVLVAIVGIGHVLWLYRTWQYEVREDALYLERGVVTHVKTVVPFVRVQHIDTSRGPIDRVIGLSSLVVYTAGSRGADVTIPGLTPEDAEDLQDRLKMLAKESTGDDAV; encoded by the coding sequence ATCGAGGGGGCGATCCGCTTGAAGTGGGGGATCGGGGCGCTACTTACGGCAGCCGTCGTGGGTGCTGTCGTCGGGGCGATCAGCATATTCGCCCTCGAATGGGGGCCACTCCCCGGCGTCGGTGTCGGGGTCCTCGTCGCGATAGTGGGCATCGGGCACGTCTTGTGGCTGTATCGCACCTGGCAATACGAGGTACGCGAGGACGCTCTCTACCTCGAGCGTGGGGTGGTCACCCACGTCAAAACCGTCGTCCCGTTCGTCCGCGTCCAGCACATCGACACGAGTCGTGGCCCCATCGACCGGGTGATCGGCCTCTCGTCACTGGTCGTCTACACGGCCGGCTCGCGGGGGGCCGACGTAACGATCCCCGGATTGACCCCCGAGGATGCCGAGGATCTCCAGGATCGCCTGAAGATGCTCGCGAAGGAATCGACTGGTGACGACGCCGTCTAA
- a CDS encoding PQQ-dependent sugar dehydrogenase, translated as MRSRLTRRGFLASGVTALGAGVAGCTERSGMTTRSTTVPGVTTTDRSSSTQSNGDSDLPDAVGGDLVAEGFTAPLAVEFFGESTLLVADQAGVVRVVTDGTLRDRPVVDVRDSMVSLSGYEERGLLGLAVHPEYPDDQRIFVRYSARPRSGMPARFSHRFVLASFEVDPDTLLADPDSERTILDFAEPQDNHNAGAIAFGPEGYLYVGVGDGGDSNDTGYGHVTDWYGDNAGGNGQDVTENVLGSVLRIDVTDTGDEPYTVPDDNPLVGRDGLDEHFAWGFRNPWGISFHEGELYAADVGQNRFEEIDHVRAGGNYGWNVREGAHCFSTDAPSSPPESCPDETADSESLIDPVIEYPHGGQPISGVAVIGGYVYAGEAIPGLAGRYVFADWQADGSLFVGTPTDETPWRTDRLSVEGSFGSMVLGFGRDPSGEIYVCTTERPQVAGSTGAVYRLTPA; from the coding sequence ATGCGTTCACGCCTGACGCGACGGGGCTTCCTCGCTTCCGGAGTGACGGCGCTCGGTGCTGGCGTCGCCGGATGTACCGAACGGTCGGGGATGACCACGCGATCGACGACTGTTCCCGGGGTGACCACGACCGATCGGTCATCGTCGACTCAGTCGAACGGGGATTCGGATCTACCCGACGCCGTCGGGGGAGACCTCGTTGCCGAGGGATTTACGGCACCCCTCGCCGTCGAATTCTTCGGCGAATCGACGCTGTTGGTCGCCGATCAGGCAGGAGTCGTTCGCGTCGTCACCGACGGGACTCTCCGCGATCGCCCCGTCGTCGACGTCCGCGACAGCATGGTTTCGTTATCGGGCTACGAGGAACGTGGGCTGTTGGGACTCGCCGTTCACCCGGAGTACCCCGACGACCAGCGGATCTTCGTCAGATATAGCGCCCGGCCCCGGTCGGGGATGCCGGCACGGTTCTCCCACCGGTTCGTTCTCGCCTCCTTCGAGGTCGATCCGGATACGCTCCTGGCGGATCCGGATAGCGAGCGGACGATCCTCGACTTTGCCGAACCACAGGACAACCATAACGCGGGAGCGATCGCCTTTGGCCCGGAGGGCTACCTGTACGTCGGCGTCGGCGACGGTGGCGACAGCAACGATACCGGATACGGACACGTCACTGACTGGTACGGCGACAACGCGGGCGGCAACGGACAGGACGTGACCGAGAACGTCCTGGGGAGCGTGCTGCGGATCGACGTCACGGACACCGGCGACGAACCCTACACCGTCCCCGACGACAATCCGCTCGTCGGTCGTGACGGGCTGGACGAACACTTCGCCTGGGGCTTTCGCAATCCCTGGGGAATATCCTTCCACGAGGGCGAACTCTACGCGGCGGATGTCGGCCAGAACCGCTTCGAGGAGATCGATCACGTTCGGGCGGGTGGCAACTACGGCTGGAACGTCCGGGAAGGTGCCCACTGCTTCAGCACGGACGCGCCGAGTTCACCCCCCGAATCGTGCCCGGACGAGACGGCGGACAGCGAGTCGCTAATCGACCCCGTGATCGAGTACCCGCACGGGGGCCAGCCGATCAGCGGGGTGGCGGTCATCGGCGGGTACGTCTACGCCGGGGAGGCGATCCCCGGGCTGGCCGGCCGGTACGTCTTCGCCGACTGGCAGGCCGACGGGAGCCTCTTCGTGGGGACGCCGACCGACGAGACGCCCTGGCGGACCGACCGACTCTCGGTGGAGGGGTCCTTCGGGTCGATGGTGCTCGGCTTCGGCCGTGATCCGTCGGGCGAGATCTACGTCTGTACGACCGAACGGCCCCAGGTGGCCGGATCGACGGGCGCGGTGTATCGGTTGACGCCGGCCTGA
- a CDS encoding DJ-1/PfpI family protein has protein sequence MDGKQLLMIVGDFGEDYEIMVPFQALQMAGHEVDAVCPEKEAGETIKTAIHDFRGDQTYLEERGHNFELTATMSEVDPTEYDGLVVPGGRAPEYLRGYDAVIEAVQHFFEAEKPVASICHGPQILAAAGVLDGYEMTAYPAVQAEVEAAGCSWVDGVTRDRNLVTGQAWPDHPEWLAEFLDLLGTDIEHGAVAAADD, from the coding sequence ATGGATGGGAAGCAACTCCTGATGATCGTCGGCGACTTCGGGGAAGACTACGAGATCATGGTGCCGTTCCAGGCCTTACAGATGGCCGGCCACGAGGTCGACGCGGTCTGCCCGGAGAAAGAGGCGGGCGAGACAATCAAGACCGCGATCCACGACTTCCGTGGCGACCAGACGTATCTGGAGGAACGGGGCCACAACTTCGAGTTGACGGCGACGATGAGCGAGGTCGATCCGACCGAGTACGACGGCCTGGTGGTCCCCGGCGGGCGAGCACCCGAGTACCTCCGTGGCTACGACGCGGTCATCGAGGCGGTACAGCACTTCTTCGAGGCCGAAAAGCCGGTGGCGTCGATCTGTCACGGCCCGCAGATCCTCGCCGCGGCCGGTGTGCTGGACGGCTACGAGATGACGGCCTATCCCGCAGTGCAGGCTGAAGTAGAGGCCGCCGGCTGTTCGTGGGTCGACGGCGTCACCCGCGATCGGAATCTCGTGACCGGGCAAGCCTGGCCGGATCACCCCGAGTGGCTCGCGGAATTCCTCGATCTGCTGGGGACGGACATCGAACACGGCGCGGTTGCGGCGGCTGACGACTGA